A DNA window from Ferroacidibacillus organovorans contains the following coding sequences:
- a CDS encoding type II toxin-antitoxin system HicB family antitoxin — protein MSAIRLTSAIIRQGEWFVARCLEVEVTSQGKTLEDALNNLQEALELYFEDHDAPTGTTPIIAPVEVNVQ, from the coding sequence ATGAGTGCGATCCGTTTGACTTCAGCCATTATACGTCAAGGTGAATGGTTTGTGGCTCGCTGTCTTGAAGTGGAAGTAACCAGCCAGGGCAAAACCTTAGAAGATGCCCTAAACAATCTACAAGAGGCGTTGGAGCTATACTTCGAAGATCACGACGCACCGACTGGTACAACTCCGATCATTGCGCCTGTTGAAGTCAATGTGCAATGA
- a CDS encoding type II toxin-antitoxin system HicA family toxin, with the protein MSPRLPVVSGKQMIAFLTHAGFSSIGQKGSHHKMRHPDGKIAIIPMHRELAPGTLQSILRQSDMTLDALHEWLRD; encoded by the coding sequence ATGAGTCCACGTTTGCCTGTCGTTTCCGGAAAACAAATGATTGCCTTTTTAACTCACGCCGGATTCTCATCGATCGGTCAAAAAGGCAGCCATCATAAAATGCGCCATCCAGATGGAAAAATCGCGATTATTCCAATGCACAGAGAGCTTGCCCCAGGTACACTGCAATCGATTTTGCGGCAATCCGACATGACCCTCGATGCGCTTCATGAATGGTTAAGGGATTGA
- a CDS encoding heavy-metal-associated domain-containing protein: MAVATIEVQGMTCQGCVKSVTKALQAVDGVTSTDVSLEKNQATVTYEEGKATLADLKLAIENAGYDVA, encoded by the coding sequence ATGGCGGTGGCAACGATTGAGGTACAGGGGATGACCTGTCAGGGGTGTGTCAAATCGGTCACGAAGGCGCTGCAGGCGGTTGACGGGGTGACGTCGACGGACGTGAGCCTTGAGAAAAACCAGGCGACCGTAACCTATGAAGAAGGCAAGGCGACGCTTGCGGATTTGAAGCTGGCGATTGAAAATGCGGGTTATGATGTGGCGTAA